The following DNA comes from Castanea sativa cultivar Marrone di Chiusa Pesio chromosome 10, ASM4071231v1.
ACATAGAACTAATGTCGAGTTCCACTTGtaactcaattttattttaaaatcgaGTTTGAAAACAGGGACATAGTGCTTAATAGTTTTGAAACATAGACATTATactatgtatttttaaaaataagggcaaaaacccaattccttcttgaaaataataagaataaattgATTGCTACCAAAATGTAAGGATCAAATTGAATGTGATTTCGTAATGTAAGaatcaaaatgacatttttgtcaaaaataaattaacaaaatacaaTAACTCGATTCCAATACCTATGATTCTATGAAACAAAATCCTGGAAATTGAATATAACATTCAAGGATTTTATAAAAGCCATACATATtagtttgtttctctttttgtgGGGTTGTCTATACTGTCTATTAGAGTTATTAAAAATggatagaaaaaaaagaagaagaaagggaaacACAACACATGATTGCGTGTACATACGTAAAATTAAAAGGCCTAAGCAGCTTTGTGGTTGATAAAATCCCGAAAAGCATCCAAAGCAGTGACTGAACTTTTTGGAAAACCTTGTACAAATTtagtgctgagtgcttgtgctCTATTTTTCATATCTTCATCACCCATCAATTTCTCTATTCCCTTCACTATATCTTCTTTCTGAACCGTCCGTGACAAATCATCAGAAATCATGTACCCAACTTTGAGATGACTGACCACCAATTTGGCATCATAGTATTGGTCCCCTCTAATGGGCCATGCCAAAATGGGGACCCCTCGACCAATGGCTTCCACAGTTGAATTCCACCCACAATGCGATAAAAACCCAGCCGTTGATGGGTGACTCAGTATCAACAACTGTGGTGCCCATCCACGTATTATCAAACCCCTATTCCCGACTTTGCTATCCAAACCATGAGGAAAATAACCAAcctcttcttcttgttctgAACCGGGTTGGCCCTCTGGCCCTAGGAATGCACGTGGCGGACCGGACCTTCCCGAACCGGGTTGTATCACCCATATAAACGTTGTTGACGATGATTCCAATAACGCATCAGCTAATTGTGGGTACTCCTCCATGGTGGGACCCACCTCGGTACCAAAAGAAACGTACAGAACAGACCCACGTGGCTTCGaatccaaccattggatcaCCTCGTCTTCGGTAACATTTGACTTCCTGTTGTTGGTACGAAGTTCACGGTCGTGAAGAAGTGAGCCTGCCGCTGCTGACTTCCAATACTGTTCGGGCAAGAGTGGGCCCACGCCCCAGACCGGTTTCCCAACCTGATCGGAGATGTAGCGAATGAATGGACTCTCCAGATCGTCACACGTGTTGATTAACAAAGCGATGACACCCTCTACCTCCTCCACCCACATTGGCTGGCTTCCAGGTTTTGGCGGACCCATTTTCTTTGGGCCACCGATGAATGGTCGTGGTCCACCGCtgagtggtggtggtggaccTGGTGGTGGCCCGCCTGGTGGTCCATGAGGGCGGCGCTTAAGATCGGAATAGGAAATAGCCATGTCTTCGGGTAACCCGGGGAGTAAACGGGTCTCTCCGGGTTTTATTGTATCTAATTCTTTGTGGGACTTCCACGTGGCACACTCGATGGCTGCAGAGCAAGCACCGGAGGTGAAGAAACCAACAGTTGGGACGTGGAATTTAGCGAAGACTTCGGTGGACCAGCCCATCATGACGTCGAGGATGGCGCAAACGGGCTTGGGTCCGGGTCGGGTGGAGAGGAGGTTCTGAAGCGCGAGGGCCATTTGTTCATGGTGTTTAAAGTGGTGGTGCATGGGATCAGAGGCAGAGGCAGgctgtggttgtggtggtggtggagatgGAAGAGAAGATGGGATTTCGATGACTTGGATGTGAGGGTGTTGGCGGAAAGAGGAGGGGACGGAGGTGGAGAGATTGGAGGAGATGATGAATGTGGATTCGAAGTCTCTTGAAGCTATGTGTTTGCATAGCTCCATGCATGGGAACAAATGGCCTTGCCCAAAAAATGGAACTACCCAAATCTCCattcttgacattttttttttttcacaatctATATATCTTGACTCACTATGATCTAAGGGCTTTGGCtaagaaatttctttttatagaaGTAAAAGAAAACTTAGCTAGGAAGAAAGGAAGAACGAATACACAGTAATTGTATTTGTAGTGTAATTAGAAAATGACTTTGGGGAATATGGGTTTGCAATTGCAAAGCGACTGTTAGGTAATCTGCATAGTATAGTGTTAGGTGTGAGATATCAGAGCCGAGATGCTTCTTTTCATGCTTATGTCGATTGAAACCAATACGTACACTACCTTTCGTTAATTAAAAGTGAGTGGGGCCGGTAGGTTTAAGAACTCGATTCGTGTACAAACATAATAGGATACGGAAAACACGTGTCCATATTCGGTCTTGGATTTCCCGTTTCAATGGGAAACGAGTCGGTTCTTGTTAAATAAATTAAGCTAGTATTTATTATGCtcacccttttttatttttttattttataaattttatataattgaaatCAGAGCTGAAGACAAGAtcataattttagttttaaaaatatttgtgtaaTTGTGTATCTGTAATAGCTTTTATCCATAAATCAATGCAACCACCTAGAAGGCTAGAACAGCAGCATTGACATAGGAGTTCCAATCTGGTCATTTACCActgattttgaaaatgttttgtAATCTATTTctgtttttgaaatatgtagAGCTATATTATTAATTAGAAATTCGACttttaacaacttgagttttttATGGTATTCGAGTTCCcatagaaaaattttgattttttttttatgtaactcGAGTTCTAAGAACTCAGAACTCCATAAAAAATAGTATGACAAATCTAAGagctattttttcaaagaacttgaGTTTTTAGAACTCGAGTTATACGGCAAACTTGAATTTCACAAATTCGAGTTTTAAAAATGTGataaattgctaaatatttcacaaacagtgataaatttatacatattttttcaaataataatatatgacaTTTTGGCCGACattggatttattttttcttttctagaaaCACACATTGGAGTACCTAATAACTTGCACACCATTCTTCCCATTAAAAGAAAGTTGCTAACGGATAGTGAAgttaaattttactttaaagcCGTAGTCAATCACCATATTTGATTGGCAAGACACACTATTTAAAATGCATGTTAGTTTACACTTTGCAGTATGTTAAAATTTGTTGAGCATTCACATCTCATGTTTTCAAACTATTCTATTTCACCATTTCAAAAGTTgttttatctattataccatactattttataatacacctaacatctcaacttttattttacaatacaacacattaaaataatataaattatgcaataaaataataaaaaaattatcttctctcctctctctctcatttctatCCTTGCCTCTATATCCCTCTCTTAACAACCAAATAATCCAATTACCACCACGCCACCACCACGCCCACCACTACCCACCAAAATCCCACCggaataaaaaacataaattaaaaataaataaataaaatctagcAAATACCCAccaaaaacccatcaaacccattaaataaaccaaacaaCCCAGTCACCACCAACACGCCACCACTGTCCACTGCCTACCAAAATCCCATTGGAACCAAAAcccaaattatgaaaaaaaacaaaacaaaacaaaacccagcaAACCTATAGCAAAAACAACCCAATCACCACCACGCCAGCACCACTACCCACCATGCTAACCCAAACCAACCAATCCAAATCCGACCCCAACCCCATTAGAATCCAACCATCGGAACCCAAATATCAGAATCCAACCATCGGAATCCATAGCCCCTCAAACCATCACACCACAACACCCAAAACCATCGGAATCCAAACATCGGAATCCATAGCCCCACCACCATCGCACCAtgtaagattgaatttattcaatcatttttgttggctttattccgtgccaatttgcttgtaattcagcatttagaaacccttgtatttaggtgagaatcatgtaagggtagtgtgtaaAAGGGTATGAAGAAAAGTTCAAGAGTGTGCACTCAAGTGGGGACTCGTGACTGGACCTCGTGACTGGTTTGCGACTGTCAAGTCGCCAAAAAGgtacacgtgtgaagcatgcagggggAGTTGAAGAGTCACGCTAGCTGtcgcactacaggacaaaacctCCAGCTAGCCAGGCAATTAGTTCGCGACTCGTTCCAGTCGCGAGCTCGGGTtgccagaatgccctgtttggctaAAATTGACCTTTTgcattccaaacacacactagtataaataccccttatacccacgttTTGTTAAGagcttccaaagagaattttgagagagaaaccttagagaaaaacaagattgactcatccaccatctttatcatttgattctccaaattcctctactctcaccctctccattgttaaatccttgagaggtataTTAGTCAAAtcattttctcaccatacccatatttgTGAGAATgttatttggtgcttgggaagcagttaggaaGAGACCAATTGATATtagttgatgctatgggctatagtGGAATCCGGTAAGTTAAAGAAGACAAAGGTTTGGCGTAACCTcattggagcaagaagcttggagggtttaggtacactaggtagattaggcttggagggtcttctactGTTCATGTATCACAACttcattctttagtggattattgaccacttggagggcagtggagaggttttacgccgaggacttcggtttcctcttcgataacacatcactgtgttgtctttgtgtttgtatctctcttccgTTAATCTTTACCTGTTAATTGCTgctgtggttgtgattaatttcggtttagattgttttaccaattctgatttagcttattttcatattccgcacatacattctttgataataagcttgtgttggtaatttgtaatttgggggTTTAAAAGTTCTAAGGtgttttacacaatttttaaacATTCAATTGATATCAGAGCGGGTGCACTTGCAGTGGTTTAATTACGTAAGTGCGATCATTGACCCTGTTTGAGATGGATCGatctcaatctctcaatgctcCACTATGATGGAAGcaactatgctttttggaaagttcGCATGAGGGCATTCTTGTGTTCAATTGATGAGACTGTTTGGGATGCTGTAGATGTTGGATGGACTAAGTCGGAAGCCGCTAAATCCACATGGGATAAAGCGAAACTTGCGGCTGCCAATGCAAATAGCAAAGCATTGaatgctattttttgtggtgtgtctCTAGATAAGTTTCACAAGATATCTCACGTAACAATTGCCAAGGAGGCATGACAAATATTGGAGACTACCTATGAAGGAACAAAGAAAGTCAAGGACACTAACTTGCAAATGCTAACCACTCGATTTAAAGAGCTGAAAATGAGTGACTAAGAGTCATTCGACTCATTATATGGCAAGTTGAATGAGGTAATTAACGGCAAGTTCAACTTCGGTGAAAAGACGGAGGATTTAAAGATAGTAAGGAAAATCCTTCGATCATTGCCAGAGAGCTGTCGTGAGAAGGTTACAGCTAGTGAAGAGAGCAAGGACCTTGATGATATCAAAGTTCAAGAACTAGTTGGCTCACTTCAAACTTATGAGCTGTCTTTGCCATCacaaaagaagagcaaatccCTTGCTCTAAAGACAATCAATGAGAGGGTGGAAACTCATGACTCatcggatgaggatgaggtCGAGAAAGATGTGGCATATCCTGTAAAGAATTTTCGAAAGTTCTCGAAATTCAAGAAGAGTGGAAAATTTGCTGAGAAAGGAAAATTTCCAAGTTTcgaaaaagataaaaaggaaTTTAAGAGAAAATATGGGAAGGAGTCTCAATCCACTCAAGGAATCACATGCTTCGAATGCAATGGACATGGACATGTCAAGAATGAATGTCCTAATTACTTGAGAGGGAAGGGCAAGGTATATGCCACCATTCTTAGTGACTCCGACTCTTCAGATTCAGATTCAGATGAAAGCTGTGATGGAGAGGGAAACTTCTCTGCATTCATGACCATTGCTCATGTGGAATCTTCAGATGATTTAAGTGTACTGGTGAAAGAGCTTGGTGAGTACACTGAATTGGAGTCGGTAGGGATAGCGGAAGAATCTAATGATGAGGAAGATGAAAGAGCAGCGGGACTACAAGAGACCTACAACTCTCTCCTTGAGAAGACCGGTGAATATGCAAAATCCCGCCATTGcgtccaccaattgatctatcCGAGGTAGGGGAAAGGATTCTTTGGGCAAGCTTTATTTAGATCCATAAAATCCACACACATTTGCCActtcctcattttctttttttaccacCACTGTGTTGGCCAGCCACTCAGGGTAGAATACCTCTTTTATGGCCTCAGCctgcttgagcttgagcactttTGCTTTAACCGTGTTAGAGTGTTCCTTAGATGAGCACTGAGGCGACTGATTTCTGGGGATGATAGATGGATTAACATTTAGGCAGTGGCAAATGAAATCTAGATCCACCCCTGGGGCCTCGTAGGCATTCCATGCGAATacgtcaatatttttttataagaaaatcttCTAGCTCTTGCCTCTCCCGAGGAGGCAGCTGTGCCCCGACCTGAAAGAAATTCTCTTCATTGTCACCAATAAAGAGCCTTTCCAAGGGTTCACACTTCGCCCCTTCCCCCTCTACCCCAGCACCTGTGATTGCTATAAGTCCTGCCCAGTAAGGCTCGAGTTCTCTGGCCTAGTTTGATGTCTAATTACGGCCACCATGCATTGCCTGGTCATAGATTGGCTTCCCACTAACTCTTCAACCCGATCCCTAGATGGATACTTTACCTTCAGGTGCAGCATGGAAGGCACGACCCCCATGGCGTGAAGCCAAAGCCTGGCCATAATAGTAGTGTAGGGGGAGTAGGTATCTACCACGATGAAGTTTACCTCCACGACCTAGGTGCCTGTCTGAACGGGCAGTCAGATCTAGCCCGTTGGAAAGACAACTTGCCCGTGAAACCCTATTAGAGGGAGTCATAGCAAGTCAGGTCCTTGGACCTTAGCTAGTCCcttaaataggtcagggtacacgATCTCTGTGCCACTACCCTAATTTATcaacaccctcttcacatcatacccACCTATACGAAGAGTGACCACCAGGGAAACATTGTGTGGCTGCAATGTTCCAGCCTTATCCTCATTCAAGAAGCTCAAAGTCGGGCGGCCTTCCACTCTACTCCTCTTCGGATCGGGGGATAAGCCCTTGGCAGACAGTCAAGCCACAGATATTACTCTAGACGCCTGAGAACCAGTCCTTCTCGGGGTGGTGAAGATGACACTAATTGTACCTAAAGGTGGTCCCATAGGAGCATCTCTCCGAGCCCCTGACCCCACTTGACCACCCTGTCCATTAGGTTGGTCTAggaattgctttaactttccgATCTTAACCAGCTGCTCCGAGTGACTCCACAATGTCTTACAGTCTTCAGTGGTGTGCCCTCACTCGTGGTGGTATTGGCAGTGAAGACTTTGGTTGCGCCTTGAGGGAtctcctcccatcttatttgACCATTGAAAGTACGGCTCGTTCTTAATTTTCTCCAAGATTTGGTGCACTAGCTCTCAAAACACAGTACTAACTACCTGAGGGGTAGCAGACCCAGAATGCCCCGTGAATCTCTTTGAGGTCGGTTGTTATTATACCTATCACCTGTAATCCCTTCTATCCTATGTGACCACCTTGGCTTTCGCTTTTCCCTGTTGTTGGTCCTTCCCGACCCgcttatattcatcaatagGGTCCATGAGTTGACACATACTTCTAACCGGTTTCCTGGGCAAAGACTTTCTCAGATCATGCTCGGCGGGCAGGCCGACCTTGAAAATCCTTATAGCCACGTCATTGAAGTCCTCatctatctcgttgaacatcttCTAGTACCTATCGGAGTACGTTTTCAGGGTCTCTCCCTCTCGCATAGTCACGGGCAGTCGGATCTAGCCCTTTAGAAAGACATCCTTCCCTATTAGAGGGGAGTTATAGCAAGTCAGGTCCTCGAACCTCAGCTATAGTCCCTTAAATAGGTTAGGGTACATGATCTTTGTGCTGCTGCCCTAATCTAGCAACACCCTTTTCGCATTATACCCACCTATCCGGAGAGTGACCACTAGGGCAACATTGTGTGGCTGCAATGTTTCGGCCTTATCCTCGTCCAAGAAGCTCAAAGTCGGGCGGCCTTCCACTCTACTCCTCTTCGGATCGGGGGATGAGCCCTCGGCAGATGGATGAGCTACAAATATTACTCTAGATGACTAAGAACCAGTCCTTCTCGGGGTGGCGAGGATGACGCTAATTGTACCTAAAGGTGGTCCCGTAGGAGCATTTCTCTGATCCCTTGACCTCGCCTGACCACCCTGTCCATTGGGTTGGTATAGGAATTGCTTTAACTTTTCGATCTTAACTAGCTGTTCCGAGTGACTCCATAACGTCTTACAGTCTTCAGTGGTGTGCCCCCACTCCTGGTGGTATTGACAGTAAAGACTTTGGTTGCACCTCGAGGGGTCCCCTCCCATCTTTTGGCCATTGAAAGTACGACTCATTGTTAATTTTCTCCAAGATTTGGTGAACTAGCTCTCGGAACACAGTACTGACTACCTGAGGGGTAGCAGACCCAGAATGCCCCGTGAATCTTTTCGAGGTCGGCTGTTATTGTACCTATCACCTGTAATCCCTTCTATCTTGTGTGACCACCTTGGCTTTCCCCTTTCCCTGTTGTTGGTCCTTCTCGATCCACTTATATTCATCAATATGGTCCATGAGTTGACACACACTCCTAACCGATTTCctggtcaaagactttctcagatCATGCTTAACGGGCAGGCCAACCTTGAAAATCCTTATAGCCACGTCATTGAAGTCCTTGtctatctcgttgaacatctcctAGTACCTGTCGGAGTACGTTTTCAGGGTCTCTCCCTCTCGCATGGTTATGGATAGCAAggagtccaaaggccgaggaactctactgcatgtcATGAAACGAGCCCCAAAGGCTTTAATGAGCTCCTTGAAGGAACTGATGGAACCTTCTTCAAGACCATGGAACCATCTTATCGCCATGGGCCCCAAACTGGAtgggaacaccttgcacatcaGGGCCTCATTCTTCAAGTGAACAACCATTTTTTGGTTGAAGTGGCTAACGTGCTCCACCGGGTCCTTCTTGccattatacatggtgaatgtgggctgggtaaaccgcCAAGGAAGTCTCCTTACTTCTATCCTACAAGTAAAAGGTGACTTAGAAATCTGATTCAATGCCCTGCTCATGGCATCGTTGCCCAAGCTTGTGTGAAACAGGTTCTACCCTTTCTGCCTATTGTAGAGCCTCTCGTCCTACAAAAAAGACTCACTGGGAGGAGTCCTCGACTTGGGCCAATAGCTATCGTCACTATCATTGCCAGAAGAATGATCAAGACTCGAAGGAGTTCCTCTACACTGCTTGCGGTGTAGTCTTCTTAGCAAATGGTCTATCTCTTACTGCAGGCTCCTAGTGTTTTCTTCTCGAGAGATGCGACTTCCACCTCGAGACTGACTCTTGCTAGTTTGAGTAGTGTGTATACTGACTTCACGATCTCTCCTGCGCTCAAGGTTGAGGAAGTGGTCGTGACGTGGGGAACCCACAAACTCTTCCTGGTTAGGCCCTGAACCTACCATGGCTGAATGTTGATCCCACCAAAGCTCAAGCTATCCTCACAAATGACGCCAATTGTAGGGGCAGGTTTTGGTTCTCAAGCCCAAAGAATGAATGGATTGAGGcctaaaaagcccaatacaatgaatttgtagagagtgggcttaaaAGTTAGGCTTCAGTAGATCCAAGAACACACACAGTGAATAAAAGATAACAAGAAAATAAGGAGGACAAGCTTCTAAACACAAGAAATCCTCCTCGGCAACATCCAATGAGAATGATCCTACGCTATATTTCttttaaactcatattttattacaGTCCTGGCTATTACAATGTTTCCTTCTTCGATCCTCATTTTTTTTCGACCTCGGAAGGtcccttacattatatagctcCCCCTAGATGCTCTTGGCCCTCTATTTGTTGATCATCCAGGCCACTACTTGAGTGCTTATCCCATCAGACACCTTTCTCAGCCTCTTCTGAGTCACGACAATCAAGACAGCACTGTTCAGAGGTCtcctccacataaatgcggccaagAAGTTTGGTAGGTGGTATTAAATGCGGTGGCAGCCTCCATCCCTTCGGTCAGGGCTGGCACCTTCCCCGAAATTCCTCTCCCTTAGTGTGACCTCCTCTGATATTGTGCCATTAAAGTGGCCTTACCGTCTGAAGGCGTGATCTCCTCGGAGCTATAGTGGCCTTTTCGGTCTATGCTATAACACGTGGCATGATCTCCTCAACGGATTTCTGTACCCCAcaattgtgaagcactttttttattttttatgattcatttattctagactttttggtttttgtacttaataacttacttgaatgaatatttatgatgtggtctcacatttacttctaaaattaaaaaataaaactctttaaaaataaataacttatgACACATAGTgtaaaattggaactctaatttagaattctaatttgaatttctctcaacttcacctattattattattagatttttttttttgtccctaaactttttaaaaaattatccttaaattttgtaaatagctttttaaaaaaaatattttatagacaaaagtatggatgaaaaaagaacgtctttcaataatttagggaccaaaaacaaattttttgtaaagtttAAAGACGAAagaaacattttcaatagtttagggaagaaaaatgaatttttcacTAATTGTAGgacgaaaaaaaaattttaatttaaggaaaaaaacaaacttttgaaaaaatttaaggaattgttgatgcccattttggcAAAAGGGCCTAATAccaagaagaagcccaacaatatgaaaaGGGTGAAGGAAGAAGAGCTAGCAAAATAAGAAAAGACCATTAAGCCCGAATGACAAGAATTATGGTCCATAAGCCTATAAAGTAGTAAAAAGACCTCAAAATAAAGCAAATGGGCCTAGGGGGGCCGAGAGAAGGAAGTAGCAAGCCCATGAGAATTATAAGAAGTGGAAAGTAAGTAAAGATGGGCCGAAGGAGccccaaagaaagaaattggaAAAAGGGGGTTGGTGCAAAAGGTCCACAAACCCCAAAAGGAAGAGGATATGGTAATTGGGCTGGGGAAGCCCAAAGGATTTAGCAAAAGCCCATGGTAATGTAAGAATGAAATGGGCTAAGGATACCCAAATGAATGAACTGGGCCAAGGATTCCTAGAGAAACAAAATGGGCCAAAGAAGCCCGAGATGGTATGAGAACTAACCTAGTAGAAATACTGGGCAGTAT
Coding sequences within:
- the LOC142613267 gene encoding UDP-glycosyltransferase 73B4-like, with the protein product MSRMEIWVVPFFGQGHLFPCMELCKHIASRDFESTFIISSNLSTSVPSSFRQHPHIQVIEIPSSLPSPPPPQPQPASASDPMHHHFKHHEQMALALQNLLSTRPGPKPVCAILDVMMGWSTEVFAKFHVPTVGFFTSGACSAAIECATWKSHKELDTIKPGETRLLPGLPEDMAISYSDLKRRPHGPPGGPPPGPPPPLSGGPRPFIGGPKKMGPPKPGSQPMWVEEVEGVIALLINTCDDLESPFIRYISDQVGKPVWGVGPLLPEQYWKSAAAGSLLHDRELRTNNRKSNVTEDEVIQWLDSKPRGSVLYVSFGTEVGPTMEEYPQLADALLESSSTTFIWVIQPGSGRSGPPRAFLGPEGQPGSEQEEEVGYFPHGLDSKVGNRGLIIRGWAPQLLILSHPSTAGFLSHCGWNSTVEAIGRGVPILAWPIRGDQYYDAKLVVSHLKVGYMISDDLSRTVQKEDIVKGIEKLMGDEDMKNRAQALSTKFVQGFPKSSVTALDAFRDFINHKAA